The segment ACCTATAGAAAAGCATTAATCTCTGCTTCTCCTGTTCTGTCCTCCTTCACTTCTTCGCAGCAACCTTCTGGGTGTAGAGCTGATAGATCTGTTCACAGGCGATGGAGAGGCCCACCACCAGAGAGACAAACTCCTCAAAGCTCACCTTCCCATCACCATTCTGGTCCAGATCCTTCATGATCGTGTCTATGGCGGCTGGGTCCTTCTGGGactgagagatggaggagatgaagagagtgattaagagagagatgggaggggagagggtagaTTTACTTTGGATACTCTTTATTCTaataaagtgagagagagaaatcagaatgagagggaaagagcgtgagatgagaaagagagagaaaatgtagagggacataaaagagaga is part of the Salvelinus fontinalis isolate EN_2023a chromosome 6, ASM2944872v1, whole genome shotgun sequence genome and harbors:
- the LOC129857130 gene encoding protein S100-A1-like, with protein sequence MPSELESSMESLIMVFHRYAEKDGDCNTLSKKELKELMQTELASFLKSQKDPAAIDTIMKDLDQNGDGKVSFEEFVSLVVGLSIACEQIYQLYTQKVAAKK